A single genomic interval of Streptomyces sp. 1222.5 harbors:
- a CDS encoding ROK family transcriptional regulator, whose product MGGVNRTRTTSGGPAGANLGVVRSHNTALVLGLLRAAGAEGISRLELAERTGLTPQAVSKITARLRESGLAAEAGRRASTGGKPRTVLRLVPEAGHAVGVHLDRDELRVVLVDLDGTVVGERRGELDLGAGAEAVLGAVGDVVEGLVTAVLGSAGDEPSAAAGGDADARGLTRIPSMLGVGVALPGPLDHARGVLHRVTGFPEWDGFPLRDALAGRLGVPVVVDKDTNAAALGLSVAGAEGGAGGSFAYLHLGTGLGAGLVLGGGVHRGARTGAGEFGHQVLQLDGPRCECGNRGCVEVLCLAAVADGETAEAARVLGVAAGNLVGLLDIDVVLLGGRTVAGAPEAYARGVGEVLDARARREGTAGGQVPVRVAERGERVVAEGAAQLLLAPLFGRADG is encoded by the coding sequence ATGGGTGGCGTGAACAGGACGAGGACGACCAGCGGCGGGCCGGCGGGGGCGAATCTGGGCGTGGTGCGCAGCCACAACACCGCGCTCGTGCTGGGGCTGCTCCGGGCGGCCGGCGCGGAGGGGATCAGCCGTCTCGAACTGGCCGAGCGCACCGGGCTGACCCCGCAGGCCGTCAGCAAGATCACCGCGCGGCTGCGGGAGTCGGGGCTCGCGGCGGAGGCCGGGCGGCGGGCGTCGACCGGCGGGAAACCGCGGACCGTGCTGCGGCTGGTGCCGGAGGCGGGGCACGCGGTGGGCGTGCACCTGGACCGGGACGAGCTGCGGGTGGTCCTGGTCGACCTGGACGGCACCGTGGTGGGGGAGCGGCGCGGGGAACTGGACCTGGGCGCGGGGGCGGAGGCCGTGCTCGGGGCGGTGGGGGACGTGGTCGAAGGGCTGGTGACGGCGGTACTCGGGAGCGCCGGGGACGAGCCGTCCGCCGCTGCCGGGGGTGACGCGGACGCGCGCGGTCTCACCCGGATTCCGTCGATGCTGGGCGTGGGGGTCGCGCTTCCGGGGCCGCTGGACCATGCGCGGGGGGTGCTGCACCGGGTCACCGGTTTTCCCGAGTGGGACGGGTTCCCGCTGCGGGACGCGCTCGCCGGGCGGCTGGGCGTGCCGGTCGTGGTGGACAAGGACACGAACGCCGCCGCTCTCGGGCTGTCGGTCGCCGGTGCCGAGGGCGGGGCGGGCGGGTCCTTCGCGTATCTGCACCTCGGCACCGGTCTCGGCGCCGGGCTGGTGCTCGGCGGCGGTGTCCATCGGGGGGCGCGGACCGGGGCGGGGGAGTTCGGGCACCAGGTGCTCCAGCTGGACGGACCCCGGTGCGAGTGCGGGAACCGGGGGTGCGTGGAGGTGCTGTGCCTGGCGGCCGTGGCGGACGGGGAGACGGCGGAGGCCGCGCGGGTCCTCGGGGTGGCCGCCGGGAACCTGGTCGGGCTGCTGGACATCGACGTGGTGCTGCTCGGCGGCCGGACGGTGGCCGGCGCGCCCGAGGCGTACGCGCGCGGGGTCGGCGAGGTGCTGGACGCGCGGGCCCGGCGGGAGGGGACGGCCGGGGGGCAGGTGCCGGTGCGGGTCGCCGAGCGGGGCGAGCGGGTCGTCGCGGAGGGCGCGGCCCAGTTGCTGCTGGCGCCGTTGTTCGGGCGGGCGGACGGGTGA
- a CDS encoding GntR family transcriptional regulator, which yields MDYPNEQAPGAPVRSGIPEHGRIPKYYAVKARIAALLEELGEGSVIPTERDLAERYDVARETVRQAVRELVLEGRLRRKGRGTVVAGPKLAQPLSLASYTEGVRRQGRTPGRTLVTLDRFPCPEPLAAETGLTRGEPVWHLERVLLADDERVGLESTYVAVERVPGLAADFDPDSSFYAYLEAQGITFGDADERIETVLATPREALLIGTPPALPMLLIHRVSRDTEGRPLERVRSLYRGDRFSFTAHLGG from the coding sequence GTGGACTACCCGAACGAGCAGGCACCCGGTGCGCCCGTCCGGTCCGGCATTCCGGAGCACGGGCGCATTCCCAAGTACTACGCCGTCAAGGCCCGGATCGCGGCCCTGCTGGAGGAGCTGGGGGAGGGCAGCGTCATCCCCACCGAGCGGGATCTCGCCGAGCGCTACGACGTCGCCCGCGAGACCGTGCGGCAGGCCGTGCGGGAGCTGGTGCTGGAGGGGCGGCTCAGGCGCAAGGGCCGCGGGACCGTCGTGGCCGGGCCCAAGCTGGCCCAGCCGCTGTCCCTCGCCAGCTACACCGAGGGCGTGCGCCGGCAGGGCCGTACGCCCGGCCGGACGCTCGTCACCCTGGACCGGTTCCCGTGCCCGGAGCCCCTCGCCGCCGAGACGGGGCTCACCCGGGGCGAACCGGTCTGGCACCTGGAGCGCGTGCTGCTCGCCGACGACGAGCGCGTCGGCCTGGAGAGCACCTACGTCGCCGTCGAGCGGGTGCCGGGCCTGGCCGCCGACTTCGATCCCGACTCCTCCTTCTACGCCTATCTGGAGGCGCAGGGCATCACCTTCGGCGACGCGGACGAGCGCATCGAGACCGTGCTCGCCACCCCCCGTGAGGCCCTGCTCATCGGCACCCCGCCCGCCCTGCCGATGCTGCTGATCCACCGCGTGTCCCGGGACACCGAGGGGCGGCCGCTGGAGCGGGTCCGGTCCCTGTACCGGGGCGACCGGTTCTCCTTCACCGCCCACCTCGGAGGCTGA
- a CDS encoding TIGR03364 family FAD-dependent oxidoreductase, translated as MRVTVVGAGVVGTMHAWQAVDRGHQVVQIERETEARGASLRNFGQIWVSGRAGGEELEAALRARELWEEIGARVPALGFRATGSLTPVRGPLELAVAEAAVARPDAPARGYKLLTPGEARAINPALRGEFTAALYCERDAAVEPRTAQLALREELLKNPAYTFLPGREVREVVGAGTVRDDHGDVHHADAVVLCTGAWLGGLVRELAGPDLPVRRVRLQMMQTDPLGEPLTTSVADADSFRYYPAYASPALDELNARQPQAETAAAHRMQLLMVQRADGGLTIGDTHEYAHPFAFDTVEEPYEHLTGVVESLLGRPLPRIRHRWAGVYAQCTEPGRVVHRQQVRDGVWLVTGPGGRGMTCSPAIAETTANELGW; from the coding sequence GTGAGAGTGACAGTCGTCGGAGCCGGCGTGGTGGGCACCATGCACGCCTGGCAGGCAGTGGACCGCGGCCACCAGGTCGTCCAGATCGAGCGCGAGACCGAGGCGCGCGGCGCCTCGCTGCGCAACTTCGGACAGATCTGGGTCAGCGGCCGCGCCGGTGGAGAAGAGCTGGAGGCCGCCCTGCGGGCGCGGGAACTGTGGGAGGAGATCGGGGCGCGCGTACCGGCGCTCGGCTTCCGGGCCACCGGGTCCCTGACCCCGGTCCGCGGCCCCCTGGAACTCGCCGTCGCCGAGGCCGCCGTGGCCCGCCCGGACGCCCCCGCCCGCGGCTACAAGCTGCTCACGCCGGGCGAGGCCCGCGCGATCAACCCCGCCCTGCGCGGCGAGTTCACCGCCGCGCTGTACTGCGAGCGGGACGCGGCCGTCGAGCCGCGCACCGCCCAGCTCGCCCTGCGCGAGGAACTGCTGAAGAACCCGGCCTACACCTTCCTGCCCGGCCGCGAGGTCCGGGAGGTCGTCGGCGCCGGGACCGTCCGGGACGACCACGGAGACGTGCACCACGCCGACGCGGTCGTCCTGTGCACCGGCGCCTGGCTGGGCGGCCTGGTCCGCGAGCTCGCCGGCCCCGACCTGCCCGTGCGCCGCGTCCGGCTCCAGATGATGCAGACCGACCCGCTCGGCGAGCCGCTGACCACCTCGGTCGCCGACGCCGACAGCTTCCGCTACTACCCCGCCTACGCCTCCCCCGCGCTGGACGAGCTCAACGCCCGGCAGCCGCAGGCCGAGACCGCCGCCGCCCACCGCATGCAGCTGCTCATGGTGCAGCGCGCCGACGGCGGACTGACCATCGGCGACACCCACGAGTACGCGCACCCCTTCGCCTTCGACACCGTCGAGGAGCCGTACGAGCACCTCACCGGCGTCGTCGAGTCCCTGCTCGGCCGGCCGCTGCCGCGCATCCGGCACCGCTGGGCCGGGGTGTACGCGCAGTGCACCGAACCCGGCCGGGTGGTGCACCGGCAGCAGGTGCGCGACGGGGTGTGGCTCGTCACCGGGCCCGGCGGGCGCGGCATGACCTGCTCCCCCGCGATAGCCGAGACCACCGCGAACGAACTGGGCTGGTGA
- a CDS encoding phosphonatase-like hydrolase, whose translation MTTETRDIRLVVLDMAGTTVADGGLVERAFAAAAAELGVEPGSAEHAEHLSYVRATMGESKISVFRHLFGAEDRAQRANAAFEKAYGELVDDGQIASVPGAREAIGELAGSGRTVVLTTGFARVTQDAILAALGWQDLVPLTLCPADAGGRGRPYPDMVLEAFLRTKAAEDVTQVAVVGDTSYDVLSGVRAGAGLVAGVRTGAHGDDAFRAAGATHVLDSVAALPALLAGDR comes from the coding sequence ATGACCACGGAAACCCGAGACATCCGGCTCGTCGTCCTCGACATGGCCGGCACGACCGTCGCCGACGGCGGCCTCGTCGAGCGGGCCTTCGCCGCGGCCGCCGCCGAACTGGGCGTCGAGCCCGGCTCGGCCGAGCACGCCGAGCACCTCTCCTACGTCCGCGCCACCATGGGCGAGTCCAAGATCTCCGTCTTCCGGCACCTGTTCGGCGCCGAGGACCGCGCCCAGCGGGCCAACGCCGCCTTCGAGAAGGCGTACGGCGAACTGGTCGACGACGGCCAGATCGCCTCCGTCCCCGGGGCCCGTGAGGCCATCGGGGAACTGGCGGGCAGCGGCCGAACCGTCGTCCTGACCACCGGGTTCGCCCGCGTCACCCAGGACGCCATCCTCGCCGCCCTGGGCTGGCAGGACCTCGTGCCGCTCACCTTGTGCCCGGCCGACGCCGGCGGGCGCGGGCGGCCCTACCCGGACATGGTGCTGGAGGCCTTCCTCCGGACGAAGGCGGCCGAGGACGTCACCCAGGTCGCCGTCGTCGGGGACACCTCCTACGACGTGCTCAGCGGCGTCCGGGCCGGCGCCGGCCTGGTGGCGGGCGTACGTACCGGGGCGCACGGCGACGACGCGTTCCGTGCCGCCGGCGCCACCCATGTCCTCGACTCCGTCGCCGCCCTGCCCGCGCTGCTCGCCGGAGACCGGTGA
- a CDS encoding ABC transporter ATP-binding protein, translating into MGIRFDSVTVAYDGNVVLDSLDLTVEPGEVMALLGPSGSGKTTALRAVAGFVRPVSGRVFLGGRDVTDLPPYLRGIGMVVQSYALFPHLRVDENVAFGLKARKAPGAARPTRGEIRRRVAEALEMTGMAAYARRHPRELSGGQQQRVAIARALAVRPGVLLLDEPLSALDARLRSGMLAELARLHRDLPDVSMLYVTHDQVEALTLADRIAVMDSARLRACGTPRELYRAPADEFTASFVGNANLLPVDTHTGGVAFAGVELEVGTADAVPGARATLCVRPHLVGLGEGPNRVTGTVTEIQWRGATHRLYVEVGGHTVMADVRELRDPPRHGDSVHLHFAPEDAVLLPAGVSRG; encoded by the coding sequence ATGGGCATCCGCTTCGACTCCGTCACCGTTGCCTACGACGGGAACGTCGTCCTCGACTCGCTCGACCTGACCGTCGAACCGGGCGAGGTCATGGCACTGCTCGGACCGTCCGGCTCCGGCAAGACCACCGCCCTGCGGGCGGTCGCCGGATTCGTACGGCCCGTGTCCGGGCGGGTGTTCCTCGGCGGCCGGGACGTGACGGACCTGCCGCCGTACCTGCGGGGCATCGGGATGGTCGTACAGAGCTACGCCCTCTTCCCGCACCTGCGCGTCGACGAGAACGTGGCCTTCGGCCTGAAGGCCCGCAAGGCCCCCGGGGCCGCCAGGCCGACCAGGGGCGAGATCCGCCGACGGGTCGCCGAGGCGCTGGAGATGACCGGCATGGCCGCCTACGCCCGCCGCCACCCGCGCGAGCTGTCCGGCGGCCAGCAGCAGCGCGTCGCCATCGCCCGCGCCCTGGCCGTCCGGCCCGGCGTCCTCCTCCTCGACGAGCCGCTGTCCGCGCTGGACGCCCGGCTGCGCTCCGGGATGCTGGCCGAACTGGCGCGGCTGCACCGCGACTTGCCGGACGTGTCGATGCTGTACGTCACCCACGACCAGGTCGAAGCGCTGACCCTGGCCGACCGGATCGCCGTGATGGACAGCGCGCGACTGCGGGCCTGCGGCACGCCGAGAGAGCTGTACCGGGCGCCGGCCGACGAGTTCACGGCCTCCTTCGTCGGCAACGCGAACCTGCTGCCGGTCGACACGCACACCGGGGGAGTCGCCTTCGCCGGCGTGGAGCTGGAGGTCGGCACCGCCGACGCGGTGCCGGGTGCCCGGGCCACGCTGTGCGTACGGCCGCACCTGGTCGGACTCGGCGAGGGCCCCAACCGGGTCACCGGCACGGTCACCGAGATCCAGTGGCGGGGCGCCACGCACCGGCTGTACGTCGAGGTCGGCGGGCACACCGTCATGGCGGACGTGCGCGAGCTGAGGGACCCGCCCCGGCACGGGGACTCCGTGCACCTGCACTTCGCCCCCGAGGACGCGGTGCTGCTCCCCGCGGGAGTGAGCCGTGGCTGA
- a CDS encoding 2-aminoethylphosphonate ABC transporter permease subunit yields MAESVTKARPAPNRSRPPRDGGRGPAPHSARALLWALPPVALLALFFLYPLALVVQQSFQPDGGGTSLQPYTDVFASAAFRHALWTTVWIALASTAGCLVLGFLLALVIAFVPFPGVKAVARFVDVYLSFPSFLITLALLFIYGTTGITGSFQFLTTPWGVLLAEVTYFTPFVMRPLLAAFSQLDTAQLEAASSLGARAPRIVRQVILPEALPALAAGGSLVLVLCLNEFGIVLFTGAKGVTTLPMLVYSKAILESDYPGACVVAVVNVLISVGLYGLYRVVSRRAGA; encoded by the coding sequence GTGGCTGAGTCCGTGACGAAGGCGCGGCCCGCCCCGAACCGCTCGCGCCCGCCGCGCGACGGCGGCCGTGGACCCGCCCCGCACTCCGCCAGAGCGCTGCTGTGGGCCCTCCCCCCGGTGGCGCTGCTCGCCCTCTTCTTCCTCTACCCCCTCGCCCTCGTCGTCCAGCAGTCGTTCCAGCCGGACGGCGGCGGCACCTCGCTCCAGCCGTACACCGACGTCTTCGCCTCCGCCGCCTTCCGCCACGCCCTGTGGACGACCGTCTGGATCGCGCTGGCCTCCACCGCCGGGTGCCTGGTCCTCGGGTTCCTGCTCGCGCTGGTCATCGCCTTCGTGCCGTTTCCCGGCGTGAAGGCGGTGGCCCGGTTCGTGGACGTGTACCTGTCCTTCCCGTCCTTCCTGATCACGCTGGCACTGCTGTTCATCTACGGCACGACCGGCATCACCGGGTCCTTCCAGTTCCTGACCACGCCCTGGGGAGTGCTGCTGGCGGAGGTCACCTACTTCACGCCGTTCGTGATGCGGCCCCTGCTCGCCGCGTTCTCGCAGCTCGACACCGCGCAATTGGAGGCGGCGAGTTCCCTCGGGGCCCGCGCGCCGCGGATCGTGCGGCAGGTGATCCTGCCGGAGGCGCTGCCCGCGCTCGCGGCCGGCGGGAGCCTCGTCCTCGTGCTCTGCCTCAACGAGTTCGGGATCGTGCTGTTCACCGGCGCGAAAGGGGTCACCACCCTGCCGATGCTCGTCTACAGCAAGGCGATCCTGGAGTCCGACTACCCGGGCGCGTGCGTGGTCGCCGTCGTCAACGTCCTGATCTCCGTGGGGCTCTACGGCCTCTACCGGGTGGTGAGCCGTCGTGCTGGTGCATAG
- a CDS encoding ABC transporter permease has product MLVHSRKARWAVWTVFLVLFVPLFALPLLVVLGASFATHWSGALPSDPTLANYRAATRGEALQALTTSLVTAVAASLLALAAGTWAALAGAALGKRYRRVLDALFVLPVAVPSVVVGLSVLVAFSQPPMLLNGTRWIVILAHTVLVTAFAHQSVSAAITRLDPAYEQAAASLGARPSYVLWRVRLPLLLPSLTAAAGLCFALSMGELSATMMLYPPDWTPLPVLIHAATDRGALFTGSAVAMVLMAATLLVLFAFSRIRTRASYR; this is encoded by the coding sequence GTGCTGGTGCATAGCCGCAAGGCCAGGTGGGCCGTGTGGACGGTGTTCCTCGTCCTCTTCGTGCCGCTGTTCGCCCTGCCCCTCCTCGTCGTCCTCGGCGCGTCCTTCGCCACCCACTGGTCCGGCGCCCTGCCCTCGGACCCGACCCTGGCCAACTACCGTGCCGCCACCCGCGGCGAGGCCCTCCAGGCTCTCACCACCAGCCTGGTCACGGCCGTCGCCGCCAGCCTGCTGGCCCTGGCCGCCGGCACCTGGGCCGCGCTGGCCGGGGCGGCACTGGGCAAGCGGTACCGCAGGGTGCTGGACGCCCTGTTCGTCCTGCCGGTCGCCGTGCCGTCGGTCGTGGTCGGACTGTCCGTCCTGGTGGCGTTCTCCCAGCCGCCGATGCTGCTCAACGGCACCCGGTGGATCGTGATCCTCGCCCACACCGTCCTGGTCACCGCCTTCGCCCACCAGTCCGTGTCGGCCGCCATCACCCGCCTCGACCCGGCCTACGAACAGGCCGCCGCCTCTCTCGGCGCCCGGCCCTCCTACGTGCTGTGGCGGGTACGGCTGCCCCTGCTGCTGCCCTCGCTCACCGCGGCCGCCGGCCTCTGCTTCGCCCTCTCCATGGGCGAGCTCAGCGCCACGATGATGCTCTATCCGCCCGACTGGACCCCGCTGCCCGTCCTGATCCACGCGGCCACCGACCGCGGCGCGCTCTTCACCGGCTCCGCCGTCGCCATGGTGCTCATGGCCGCCACCCTGCTCGTGCTGTTCGCCTTCTCCCGGATCCGCACCCGCGCCTCGTACCGCTGA
- a CDS encoding 2-aminoethylphosphonate ABC transporter substrate-binding protein — translation MPRNRVTLAVALALLATPLLSACGGSSAADAKVVTVYSADGLKGENGDGWYDQVFKDFEKRTGIKVKYVEGGSGEMVQRAAREKSNPQADVLVTLPPFIQQADGKGLLQKYTPEGAARVGGANKAADGTWTAVVNNYFGFVYNKKELKQAPRTWDELLDGAYRNKLQYSTPGVAGDGTAVLIKAIHDFGGKDRALAYLKKLQANNVGPSASTGKLAPKVDKGELLVANGDVQMNHAQSKDMPNLGIWFPAGKDGKATTFALPYAAGLVTRAPHGENGRKLLDFMLSRRAQQQVSSVGGGFSARQDVKATDADATALAKLMDGVDVFEPDWTDIDKNLTTYVDDWKSATGS, via the coding sequence ATGCCCAGAAACCGCGTCACGCTCGCCGTAGCCCTCGCCCTGCTCGCCACCCCGCTGCTGTCCGCCTGCGGAGGTTCCTCCGCCGCCGACGCCAAGGTCGTCACCGTCTACAGCGCCGACGGCCTGAAGGGCGAGAACGGCGACGGCTGGTACGACCAGGTCTTCAAGGACTTCGAGAAGCGGACCGGCATCAAGGTCAAGTACGTCGAGGGCGGTTCGGGCGAGATGGTGCAGCGCGCCGCCCGCGAGAAGTCCAACCCGCAGGCCGACGTGCTCGTCACGCTGCCGCCCTTCATCCAGCAGGCCGACGGCAAGGGCCTGCTGCAGAAGTACACCCCCGAGGGGGCCGCCCGGGTCGGCGGCGCGAACAAGGCCGCGGACGGCACCTGGACCGCCGTCGTCAACAACTACTTCGGCTTCGTCTACAACAAGAAGGAGCTGAAGCAGGCCCCACGGACCTGGGACGAACTGCTCGACGGCGCCTACAGGAACAAGCTCCAGTACTCCACCCCGGGCGTCGCCGGTGACGGCACCGCCGTGCTCATCAAGGCCATCCACGACTTCGGCGGCAAAGACCGGGCGCTCGCCTACCTGAAGAAGCTCCAGGCCAACAACGTCGGCCCGTCCGCCTCCACCGGCAAGCTCGCCCCCAAGGTCGACAAGGGCGAACTGCTCGTCGCCAACGGTGATGTGCAGATGAACCACGCCCAGTCCAAGGACATGCCGAACCTCGGCATCTGGTTCCCGGCCGGCAAGGACGGCAAGGCCACCACCTTCGCCCTGCCCTACGCGGCCGGCCTGGTCACCAGGGCCCCGCACGGCGAGAACGGCCGGAAGCTGCTCGACTTCATGCTCTCCCGGCGGGCCCAGCAGCAGGTCAGCTCCGTCGGCGGTGGCTTCTCCGCCCGCCAGGACGTCAAGGCCACCGACGCCGATGCCACCGCCCTGGCGAAGCTGATGGACGGCGTGGACGTCTTCGAGCCGGACTGGACCGACATCGACAAAAACCTGACGACGTACGTGGACGACTGGAAGTCGGCGACCGGCAGCTGA
- a CDS encoding HAD-IIA family hydrolase, which produces MADRKPIESWLTDMDGVLIHEGVPIPGAEAFLKKLRDSGRPFLVLTNNSIYTARDLHARLRRMGLDVPVDNIWTSALATAQFLDDQRPGGSAYVIGEAGLTTALHDIGYILTDHEPDFVILGETRTYSFEALTKAVRLINDGARFIATNPDNVGPSTEGDLPATGSVAALITAATGKKPYFVGKPNPLMMRAGLNAIGAHSETSAMIGDRMDTDVLAGLEAGMRTFLVLSGVTQPKDVDRYPFRPSQVADSIADLVDLV; this is translated from the coding sequence ATGGCAGACCGCAAGCCCATCGAGTCATGGCTCACCGACATGGACGGCGTGCTGATCCACGAAGGGGTGCCGATCCCCGGCGCCGAGGCCTTCCTGAAGAAGCTGCGCGACTCCGGCCGGCCCTTCCTGGTGCTCACCAACAACTCCATCTACACCGCCCGCGACCTGCACGCCAGGCTGCGCCGGATGGGTCTGGACGTACCGGTCGACAACATCTGGACGTCCGCACTGGCCACCGCCCAGTTCCTGGACGACCAACGGCCCGGCGGCAGCGCCTACGTCATCGGCGAGGCGGGCCTGACCACCGCACTGCACGACATCGGCTACATCCTCACCGACCACGAGCCCGACTTCGTGATCCTCGGCGAGACCCGCACGTACTCCTTCGAGGCCCTGACCAAGGCCGTGCGGCTGATCAACGACGGCGCCCGGTTCATCGCCACCAACCCCGACAACGTCGGCCCGTCGACCGAGGGCGACCTGCCCGCCACCGGCTCCGTCGCCGCCCTGATCACCGCGGCGACCGGCAAGAAGCCGTACTTCGTCGGCAAGCCGAACCCGCTGATGATGCGGGCCGGCCTCAACGCGATCGGCGCCCACTCCGAGACCTCCGCGATGATCGGCGACCGCATGGACACCGACGTCCTCGCGGGCCTGGAAGCCGGCATGCGCACCTTCCTCGTGCTCAGCGGCGTGACCCAGCCCAAGGACGTCGACCGCTACCCCTTCCGCCCCTCCCAGGTCGCCGACTCCATCGCGGACCTCGTCGACCTCGTCTGA
- a CDS encoding class F sortase, with the protein MTDDRERAAGTGRLITALAWTVLLLGLWLWGRGVSGVPQGTGTDRGDVFAIGSPADPASLPRPAKPLGDARPQRVDIPQLGVQAPVVSRGLDSRGAIDPPPFDQPGVVGWYGSGTAPGARGAALMVGHVDTATRPAVFYRLSTLEPGETVRVVRSDGKVAEFTIDDVRVLPREDFDARQAYGPHEPGRAELRLITCGGTFDHATGRYTANVVVSAYLTGSGP; encoded by the coding sequence ATGACCGACGACCGCGAGCGCGCCGCCGGCACGGGGCGGCTCATCACCGCCCTCGCCTGGACCGTGCTGCTGCTCGGACTGTGGCTCTGGGGACGCGGCGTGAGCGGGGTACCGCAGGGCACGGGCACCGACCGCGGCGACGTGTTCGCCATCGGGAGTCCCGCCGACCCGGCGTCGCTGCCCCGCCCGGCGAAACCGCTGGGCGACGCGCGGCCGCAGCGCGTCGACATCCCCCAACTCGGCGTCCAGGCGCCCGTGGTGTCCCGTGGCCTGGACTCCCGGGGAGCCATCGACCCGCCACCCTTCGACCAGCCGGGCGTGGTCGGCTGGTACGGCTCCGGCACCGCGCCCGGCGCGCGGGGGGCGGCCCTGATGGTCGGCCACGTCGACACCGCGACCCGGCCCGCCGTGTTCTACAGGCTCAGCACCCTGGAGCCCGGCGAGACGGTCCGGGTGGTCCGTTCCGACGGCAAGGTGGCCGAGTTCACCATCGACGACGTCCGGGTCCTGCCCCGCGAAGACTTCGACGCCCGGCAGGCCTACGGCCCCCACGAACCGGGCCGCGCCGAACTCCGGCTGATCACCTGCGGCGGCACCTTCGACCACGCCACCGGCAGGTACACGGCCAACGTCGTCGTCTCCGCGTACCTCACCGGCAGCGGCCCCTGA
- a CDS encoding glycoside hydrolase family 6 protein, producing MYDSSSARTPARARAATAVLLGAALLAAGCSSGDGDGDQDPAARITQQPKSADPFWVNPDGSAARQVAAYVKDGRKPEAEQIRKIAEQPTGEWIGPENPEQEARGFTEAAEKSDRTALLVLYNIPHRDCGQYSQGGAADGNAYRSWIDGVARGIGDRPATVVLEPDAVLHLVDGCTPDEFHEERYDLLKNATAKLKSLKNTKVYLDAGNAGWGHPDQIFEPLKWAGVAQADGFSVNVSNFYSTKDSIAYGRQLSAKVGGKHFVLDTSRNGNGPYAQGDPAERWCNPPGRALGETPTTKTADPLVDAYLWVKRPGESDGTCKGGPKAGQWWPAYALKLAKASDS from the coding sequence ATGTACGACAGCAGCAGCGCCCGGACTCCGGCACGGGCACGGGCGGCGACCGCGGTGCTGCTGGGGGCGGCACTGCTGGCCGCGGGCTGCTCGTCCGGCGACGGGGACGGGGACCAGGACCCGGCGGCCCGGATCACCCAGCAGCCCAAGTCCGCCGACCCGTTCTGGGTCAACCCGGACGGCAGCGCGGCCCGGCAGGTCGCCGCCTACGTGAAGGACGGCCGGAAGCCCGAGGCCGAGCAGATACGGAAGATCGCCGAGCAGCCGACGGGGGAGTGGATCGGCCCGGAGAACCCGGAGCAGGAGGCCCGCGGCTTCACCGAGGCCGCCGAGAAGTCCGACCGCACCGCCCTGCTCGTCCTCTACAACATCCCGCACCGCGACTGCGGCCAGTACTCCCAGGGCGGCGCCGCCGACGGCAACGCCTACCGCAGCTGGATAGACGGGGTGGCCCGGGGCATCGGCGACCGCCCCGCCACGGTCGTCCTCGAACCCGACGCCGTGCTCCACCTCGTGGACGGCTGCACCCCGGACGAGTTCCACGAGGAGCGCTACGACCTCCTCAAGAACGCGACGGCCAAGCTCAAGTCCCTGAAGAACACCAAGGTCTACCTGGACGCCGGGAACGCCGGCTGGGGCCACCCCGACCAGATCTTCGAGCCCCTGAAGTGGGCGGGGGTCGCGCAGGCGGACGGCTTCTCCGTCAACGTGTCCAACTTCTACTCCACCAAGGACTCCATCGCCTACGGCAGGCAGCTGTCGGCGAAGGTGGGCGGCAAGCACTTCGTCCTCGACACCAGCCGGAACGGCAACGGCCCCTACGCACAGGGCGATCCGGCCGAGCGGTGGTGCAACCCGCCGGGCCGGGCGCTCGGCGAGACCCCGACGACGAAGACGGCGGACCCCCTGGTCGACGCCTACCTGTGGGTCAAGCGCCCCGGGGAGTCCGACGGCACCTGCAAGGGCGGCCCCAAGGCGGGCCAGTGGTGGCCGGCCTACGCCCTGAAGCTGGCGAAGGCGTCCGACTCCTAG